The following proteins are co-located in the Besnoitia besnoiti strain Bb-Ger1 chromosome Unknown contig00007, whole genome shotgun sequence genome:
- a CDS encoding uncharacterized protein (encoded by transcript BESB_071560), which yields MYRLPVAAPLGVYGAPGVPVPYSPAPYGAPAAAAHPGAYPPGTALEAWGGDLLLRHIHALEPTVAATADAMCGAEAGGRIPLLESRARTASEAHRRLGPPVCRPRRKTRSSWVA from the coding sequence ATGTACCGGCTTCCCGTCGCCGCTCCACTGGGAGTCTATGGCGCACCTGGAGTTCCAGTGCCCTACTCTCCCGCGCCCtacggcgcgcccgccgcagctgcgcatccAGGAGCGTATCCGCCCGGCACCGCTCTGGAGGCCTGGGGGGGGGACCTGCTCCTGCGGCACATCCACGCGCTGGAGCCGACCgtcgcagcgacggcggacgcgatgtgcggcgcggaggcaggggGCCGTATCCCTCTGCTGGAGAGCCGCGCACGGACAGCGTCAGAGGCGCACAGGCGTCTCGGGCCCCCTGTGtgccggccgcggaggaaaacAAGGTCTTCGTGGGTAGCTTGA
- a CDS encoding small nuclease (encoded by transcript BESB_071570): protein MERESVSGALPAPSGFMTVPGDEADRVAPLRTQVTVTEDTSELEDPIVWIDCEMTGLDLETDQIIEIAVVVTDGQCRRRVAGPNLIIHASDELLDGMDEWCRKTHGRSGLTEACRKSALTVAEAEDLILTFVQKHVPTTRIAPLGGNSVHVDRQFLLKQMPRLVAHLSYRIIDVSTLKELAMRWKPELPLFKKSTNHRALEDIHGSIDELLYYRQRLIRHSE, encoded by the coding sequence ATGGAGCGTGAGTCAGTTTCCGGCGCTTTGCCTGCGCCCTCAGGCTTTATGACGGTACcaggagacgaagcggatCGCGTGGCTCCCCTTCGCACACAAGTTACGGTCACGGAAGACACGAGTGAGCTGGAAGATCCCATTGTTTGGATCGACTGCGAGATGACAGGGCTGGACCTGGAGACTGACCAGATTATCGAAATTGCGGTCGTCGTGACAGACGGCCAGTGCCGGCGTCGCGTGGCTGGGCCCAACCTCATCATTcacgcgagcgacgagctCCTGGACGGCATGGATGAATGGTGCAGAAAAACACACGGACGCTCAGGCCTGACTGAAGCTTGCCGTAAGTCGGCCCTGACGGTGGCTGAGGCTGAGGATCTGATTCTCACGTTTGTCCAGAAGCACGTCCCAACTACGCGGATTGCGCCACTCGGTGGCAACAGCGTCCATGTGGACAGACAGTTTCTCCTGAAACAAATGCCAAGACTTGTCGCTCATCTCAGCTACCGCATCATCGACGTTTCGACCTTGAAGGAACTCGCGATGCGGTGGAAGCCAGAGTTGCCGCTTTTCAAAAAGAGCACAAACCACCGCGCACTCGAAGACATTCACGGAAGCATCGACGAACTGCTGTATTACCGCCAGCGTCTGATTCGACATTCAGAATGA
- a CDS encoding putative methyltransferase (encoded by transcript BESB_071580): MEIRSPAAVLATVGHPALSPEVPQAFLRFHDYGKVDYWDERYRRDAEPFDWFQRYAGLKPIFLEVGIEPSWKILVLGCGTSRVSEEMYAEGYKSIVNVDYSSVCITNMQRRCADKEEMTFLQMNALDMSQLGNHEFNLVFDKGTMDCVLCGDNSFDNVAKMLREVSRVLVPGGVYIVVSYGQPNFRLSHLQRDEYNWTVTMKTIQKPSLNVQAPIDEKDNVHYVYICKKNAAEETQGAVDHAPTAALTN; this comes from the exons ATGGAAATCCGCTCCCCCGCGGCGGTACTCGCCACCGTTGGGCACCCAGCCTTGTCACCTGAAGTCCCACAAGCATTTCTCCGGTTTCACGAC TACGGCAAGGTGGATTACTGGGACGAGCGGTACAGGAG GGATGCGGAGCCCTTCGACTGGTTTCAGAGATACGCGGGGCTGAAGCCGATTTTTCTGGAGGTTGGCATCGAGCCGTCATGGAAGATCCTCGTTCTGGGCTGCGGCACTTCGC GAGTCAGCGAAGAGATGTACGCAGAAGGGTACAAGAGCATCGTCAATGTTGACTACTCGAGCGTCTGCATCACCAACATGCAGCGGAGATGCGCGGACAAGGAGGAAATGacgt TCCTGCAGATGAACGCGTTGGACATGAGTCAGCTGGGAAACCACGAGTTCAATCTCGTCTTCGACAAGGGCACCATGGACTGTGTGCTC TGTGGGGACAATTCGTTCGACAACGTCGCCAAGATGCTGCGGGAAGTCAGCCGCGTTCTAGT GCCTGGTGGTGTGTATATTGTTGTGTCTTACGGCCAACCGAACTTTCGCCTCTCGCACTTGCAGAGGGACGAATACAACTGGACGGTCACGATGAAGACTATCCAGAAGCCGAGTCTCAACGTGCAAG CGCCGATTGACGAGAAAGACAACGTTCACTACGTGTACATCTGTAAGAAAAACGCG GCCGAGGAAACGCAAGGCGCTGTGGACCATGCCCCAACCGCAGCTCTGACCAACTGA